A single region of the bacterium genome encodes:
- a CDS encoding DUF481 domain-containing protein produces MIRTISAAVAAMMLLVATAATAEDEGWSGDIGLSFSAQTGTIDTTSGTLDIKGARAWENDELDLRFLGTLGTTREKGSDVDDTTQDSQALFGTHKHTFTERFFVGTGSELSRDGTQDRDVRFLINTGPGYRAWLGEDAPKEHFDLLVGVGYRYEQYDGNANDPDSDKSADNFADIVASFEYKNLLFDGKIEYTHTGSARMPANRPEAYILRTELSGAVPLTEAWDLRLGFLAEFVNDAPQENNALTTQTTIGVGYKF; encoded by the coding sequence ATGATTCGAACGATTTCGGCGGCGGTGGCCGCGATGATGCTCCTCGTGGCGACTGCCGCGACGGCGGAAGACGAAGGCTGGTCGGGCGACATAGGCCTCTCTTTCAGCGCGCAGACCGGCACGATCGACACGACGTCCGGCACGCTCGACATCAAGGGCGCGCGCGCCTGGGAGAACGACGAACTCGATCTCCGATTTCTGGGCACGCTCGGTACCACGCGGGAGAAGGGCAGCGACGTGGACGACACGACCCAGGATTCGCAGGCCCTGTTCGGGACACACAAGCACACGTTCACGGAGCGCTTCTTCGTCGGAACCGGGTCCGAGCTCTCGAGGGACGGTACGCAGGACCGCGACGTCCGCTTCCTGATCAACACCGGCCCGGGCTACCGGGCGTGGCTGGGAGAGGACGCGCCGAAGGAGCACTTCGACCTGTTGGTGGGTGTCGGCTACCGCTACGAACAGTACGACGGGAACGCGAACGACCCCGATTCGGACAAGAGCGCCGACAACTTCGCGGATATCGTGGCGTCGTTCGAGTACAAGAACCTGCTCTTCGACGGCAAGATCGAGTACACGCACACGGGGAGTGCCCGGATGCCGGCCAACCGCCCCGAAGCCTACATCCTCCGCACCGAGCTGAGCGGTGCCGTTCCGCTGACCGAGGCCTGGGACCTTCGACTGGGGTTCCTCGCCGAGTTCGTGAACGACGCACCCCAGGAAAACAACGCGTTGACGACGCAGACGACGATCGGCGTCGGATACAAGTTCTAG
- a CDS encoding mechanosensitive ion channel has product MDPNEASEMMTGLVETTGNLIIEYGLSVIGAIVVFIIGRAIASWARSKLSNSLTKAGTDQSLIPFFSSMLYYVILGVVLIAVLNLFGIETTSLIAVLGTAGLAVGLALQGTLSNFSAGVMLLIFRPIRVGDFVEVAGQAGTVKEIAIFNTIMHTGDNVRIVIPNGAVYGDIVKNYSYNETRRIDLVMGIGYGDDIGKAIEIIERVVTADDRVLKDPAPTIAVSELADSSVNLVVRPWCNAGDYWPTRWDLTRALKEELEAGGCNIPFPQTDVHVIDMPAR; this is encoded by the coding sequence ATGGATCCGAACGAAGCGAGCGAAATGATGACCGGTCTGGTCGAGACCACCGGCAACCTCATCATCGAGTACGGCCTGAGCGTGATCGGCGCGATCGTCGTCTTCATCATCGGTCGAGCGATCGCGAGTTGGGCTCGCTCGAAGCTGAGCAACTCACTGACGAAGGCGGGGACGGACCAGTCTCTCATCCCCTTCTTCTCGAGCATGCTCTACTACGTGATTCTCGGCGTCGTCCTGATCGCCGTCCTGAATCTCTTCGGGATCGAGACGACCTCGCTGATCGCCGTCCTCGGTACCGCCGGCCTGGCCGTCGGTCTGGCGCTCCAGGGCACGCTGTCGAACTTCTCGGCCGGCGTCATGCTGCTGATCTTCCGGCCGATCCGCGTCGGTGACTTCGTCGAGGTCGCGGGCCAGGCGGGGACCGTCAAGGAGATCGCGATCTTCAACACGATCATGCACACCGGCGACAACGTGCGAATCGTGATCCCGAACGGCGCGGTCTACGGCGACATCGTCAAGAACTACTCCTACAACGAAACCCGCCGGATCGACCTCGTCATGGGCATCGGCTACGGCGACGACATCGGCAAGGCGATCGAGATCATCGAGCGCGTCGTCACCGCCGACGACCGGGTCCTCAAGGATCCCGCCCCGACGATCGCCGTCTCCGAGCTGGCCGACTCCTCGGTCAACCTCGTCGTGCGCCCCTGGTGCAACGCCGGCGACTACTGGCCCACGCGCTGGGATCTGACCCGCGCGCTGAAGGAAGAACTCGAAGCGGGCGGCTGCAACATCCCGTTCCCGCAGACGGACGTGCACGTCATCGACATGCCGGCGCGCTAG
- a CDS encoding DUF748 domain-containing protein, with amino-acid sequence MSEQEAPARDASSPLSTRRKVGLAAAALFVLYLALGYLVVPSVVESQLVAVVEEQTGTRPSLETVSFDPFGWRLSLHDFALPDPSGRGDAVAFTTFAADVSILNLLIANLALEEVVLVEPRISAVIDEAGALNLLAFLPEASEEAPVEADDEEESELPVVDVGSIRIERGDFRFEDLSRTRPFAVAVKPLDLEVEGFTTRAGAESPYSISIRIGDETALIWTGTVGLEPIRSKGELALERFELRLPWDFLSDQLAFEVEGGHLAVSARYDLDLSEGLDLTVEDASVGLRDLRILDPEIEGPVVVVPALDLSGIAARIDPEGLVSVDVADVALEGGRVRSHVAPDGEVHLATLFTPVGSKTAAEAAPSDEVAEPAPEDASSRAPEISIDRIALRALDVAIEDRSAARPVSLAVGPLDLELTGYASAPGTELGLRFSTGVGEAGKLAIAGPFTLDPLATKLEIELDSIALGPYQPYLEDVARLEVPSASLSATLDVDVRSSGEAGPMAITAAGRVQLDDLLTIDRRLERPFLEWDSLRIEDLDFATAAASGESSDRVRIGEIALSEALAHVVIGADGATNLGAIFAGGEPEGDGVADSPAEAASDEARSGSPAPRIEIGKITLDAIGAEFDDLSQDPHFEISLDALTGTIEGLSSEDVARARIALAGKIDEVAPIRIAGQINPLSGDAYTDVEIEVQGVSLPAFTPYSGRFVGLAIDRGKLGLDLAYKVNARHLEASNLVHLGQFEFGRRVESQDATSLPVGLAVAVMRDTSGNIEIPLPIEGDLDDPSFSVFRLLRKALVNVVTKVAKSPFAAVAGLVGTSGDDLAQVAFASGSPRLSELEGSQLASLVPILVKRPALRLEIRGRADPVADEPGLRREKVEAAVRLDAYEQMSSRARKRLRDPSNVELDAEDRLEGLDRLARARLGQRARDLVPADALPPRGEERDRVVAEAALDALAAQVDLEEADWRRLALARAAAIQGALLATAELSPDRLFLVDVEIGPAAEGDAVTALLELTAD; translated from the coding sequence ATGTCCGAGCAGGAAGCGCCCGCGCGCGACGCCTCGTCGCCCCTCTCCACCCGTCGGAAGGTGGGCCTCGCCGCGGCCGCACTCTTCGTCCTCTATCTGGCCCTCGGCTACCTGGTCGTCCCTTCGGTGGTCGAGTCCCAGCTCGTCGCGGTCGTCGAAGAGCAGACCGGAACGCGCCCGAGCCTCGAGACGGTCTCCTTCGATCCCTTCGGCTGGCGCCTCTCGCTCCACGACTTCGCGCTCCCCGACCCGTCCGGACGCGGAGACGCGGTCGCCTTCACCACGTTCGCCGCGGACGTGTCGATCCTGAACCTGTTGATCGCGAACCTGGCGCTCGAAGAAGTCGTCCTCGTCGAGCCGAGGATCTCCGCGGTGATCGACGAGGCGGGGGCGTTGAACCTGCTGGCGTTCCTTCCCGAGGCGAGCGAGGAAGCCCCCGTCGAAGCGGACGACGAGGAAGAATCCGAGCTCCCCGTCGTGGACGTCGGCTCGATCCGGATCGAGCGGGGCGACTTTCGCTTCGAGGACCTCTCCCGGACGCGCCCCTTCGCCGTCGCCGTGAAGCCCCTCGATCTCGAGGTCGAGGGATTCACGACGCGCGCCGGGGCCGAGTCCCCGTACTCGATTTCGATCCGGATCGGCGACGAGACGGCCCTGATCTGGACGGGAACCGTCGGGCTCGAGCCGATCCGGTCGAAGGGCGAGCTCGCGCTCGAGAGGTTCGAGCTACGCCTGCCCTGGGACTTCCTCTCCGATCAGCTTGCGTTCGAGGTCGAAGGCGGACACCTCGCCGTGTCTGCGCGCTACGACCTCGACCTCTCGGAAGGCCTGGATCTCACCGTGGAAGACGCGAGCGTCGGTCTCCGGGACCTCCGCATCCTCGATCCGGAGATCGAGGGACCCGTCGTCGTGGTCCCGGCCCTCGACCTGTCCGGAATCGCGGCCCGGATCGATCCCGAAGGTCTCGTCTCGGTCGACGTCGCCGACGTGGCGCTCGAAGGGGGACGCGTCCGATCCCACGTCGCCCCGGACGGAGAAGTCCATCTCGCCACCCTGTTCACGCCGGTCGGGTCGAAAACGGCCGCGGAGGCCGCGCCGTCCGACGAGGTCGCCGAGCCGGCTCCCGAGGACGCGTCGTCGCGCGCGCCGGAGATCTCGATCGATCGCATCGCCCTTCGCGCGCTCGACGTCGCGATCGAGGATCGAAGCGCCGCGCGACCGGTCTCGCTCGCCGTGGGACCACTCGATCTCGAGCTCACCGGGTATGCGAGCGCGCCGGGCACCGAGCTCGGGCTGCGCTTCTCGACCGGCGTGGGTGAGGCCGGGAAGCTCGCGATCGCAGGTCCGTTCACCCTCGACCCGCTGGCGACGAAGCTCGAGATCGAGCTCGACTCGATCGCGCTCGGTCCCTACCAGCCCTACCTCGAAGACGTGGCGCGACTCGAAGTGCCGAGCGCTTCGCTCTCGGCGACGCTCGACGTCGACGTTCGCTCGAGCGGCGAGGCGGGACCGATGGCGATCACCGCGGCGGGGCGCGTCCAGCTCGACGACCTGCTCACGATCGATCGGCGTCTCGAGCGCCCCTTCCTCGAGTGGGACAGCCTGCGGATCGAGGACCTCGACTTCGCGACGGCCGCTGCATCCGGCGAGTCGAGCGATCGGGTCCGGATCGGCGAGATCGCGTTGTCCGAAGCGCTCGCCCACGTCGTGATCGGCGCCGACGGCGCCACGAATCTCGGTGCGATCTTCGCGGGCGGGGAGCCCGAGGGCGATGGGGTGGCCGATTCGCCGGCGGAGGCGGCGAGTGACGAGGCCCGCTCCGGATCGCCCGCACCACGGATCGAGATCGGCAAGATCACCCTCGATGCGATCGGGGCCGAGTTCGACGATCTCTCCCAGGATCCGCATTTCGAGATCTCCCTCGATGCGCTGACCGGGACGATCGAGGGGCTCTCTTCCGAGGATGTCGCCCGGGCGCGCATCGCCCTCGCGGGCAAGATCGACGAAGTGGCGCCGATCCGGATCGCAGGGCAGATCAATCCGCTCTCGGGCGACGCGTATACCGACGTCGAGATCGAGGTCCAGGGCGTCTCGCTCCCGGCCTTCACGCCGTACTCCGGCCGCTTCGTCGGCCTCGCGATCGATCGCGGCAAGCTCGGCCTCGACCTCGCCTACAAGGTCAATGCGCGCCACCTCGAAGCGTCGAACCTCGTGCACCTCGGCCAGTTCGAGTTCGGCCGCCGGGTCGAGAGCCAAGACGCCACGTCGCTCCCCGTCGGCCTCGCCGTCGCCGTCATGCGGGACACGTCGGGGAACATCGAGATCCCGTTGCCGATCGAAGGCGATCTCGACGACCCGAGCTTCTCCGTCTTCCGGCTACTGAGGAAGGCGCTCGTCAACGTCGTGACCAAGGTCGCGAAGTCGCCCTTCGCCGCCGTGGCCGGCCTGGTGGGCACGTCCGGAGACGACCTCGCGCAGGTGGCCTTCGCCTCGGGCTCCCCGCGTCTCTCCGAGCTCGAAGGCAGCCAGCTGGCCAGCCTCGTGCCGATCCTGGTCAAACGCCCGGCACTCCGCCTCGAGATCCGGGGGCGTGCGGATCCGGTCGCCGACGAGCCCGGGCTGCGCCGGGAGAAGGTCGAGGCCGCGGTGCGGCTCGACGCCTACGAGCAGATGTCGAGTCGGGCCCGGAAGCGCCTCAGGGATCCGTCGAACGTCGAGCTCGATGCCGAGGATCGCCTGGAGGGGCTCGATCGCCTCGCTCGCGCACGACTCGGCCAGCGCGCCCGGGACCTGGTTCCGGCGGATGCGCTCCCGCCGCGGGGCGAAGAGCGCGACCGGGTCGTCGCGGAGGCCGCCCTCGACGCCCTCGCGGCCCAGGTCGATCTCGAGGAGGCCGACTGGCGCCGGCTCGCGCTGGCCCGGGCGGCGGCCATCCAGGGGGCGCTGCTGGCGACCGCCGAGCTCTCGCCGGATCGGCTCTTCCTGGTCGACGTCGAGATCGGTCCCGCCGCCGAGGGCGACGCGGTCACGGCTCTGCTCGAGCTCACGGCCGACTGA
- a CDS encoding NAD kinase: MSNDSAESTGDAKTFADAEHMAFVAARTEPAQAALAQLEALYPTKPATDADVIVALGGDGFMLQTIHRFMAQGTPIYGMNRGSVGFLMNPFSTDDLLGRIRRAECARLNPLRMVAHLETGAKVELQAMNEVSIFRQTRQAAKLRVFVDGVIRLEEMTCDGALVATPAGSTAYNLSAHGPILPLDAGVLALTPISVFRPRRWRGALIPRSSKIRVEVLEADKRPVSAVADSTEIREVVAIEVEEDRDVEVQVLFEAGQSLSERNLAEQFSL; encoded by the coding sequence ATGAGCAACGACAGCGCAGAATCGACCGGCGACGCGAAAACCTTCGCCGACGCCGAACACATGGCGTTCGTCGCGGCCCGGACCGAGCCCGCCCAGGCCGCCCTCGCCCAGCTCGAAGCGCTCTATCCGACGAAGCCGGCGACCGACGCGGACGTGATCGTCGCCCTCGGCGGGGACGGCTTCATGCTCCAGACGATCCACCGCTTCATGGCCCAGGGGACGCCGATCTACGGGATGAACCGCGGTTCCGTCGGCTTCCTGATGAACCCGTTCTCGACGGACGACCTGCTCGGCCGGATCCGTCGGGCCGAATGCGCGCGGCTCAACCCCCTGCGGATGGTGGCCCACCTCGAAACGGGCGCGAAGGTCGAGCTCCAGGCGATGAACGAGGTCTCGATCTTCCGGCAGACGCGCCAGGCGGCGAAGCTCCGGGTCTTCGTCGACGGCGTGATCCGGCTCGAGGAGATGACCTGCGACGGGGCGCTCGTCGCGACGCCGGCGGGCAGCACGGCCTACAATCTCTCCGCCCACGGCCCGATCCTGCCGCTCGATGCCGGCGTCCTGGCGCTGACTCCGATCAGCGTCTTCCGCCCGCGGCGCTGGCGCGGCGCGCTGATCCCCCGCTCGTCGAAGATCCGGGTCGAAGTGCTGGAAGCGGACAAGCGCCCGGTCTCCGCCGTGGCGGATTCGACGGAGATCCGGGAGGTCGTCGCGATCGAGGTCGAAGAAGACCGGGACGTCGAGGTCCAGGTCCTCTTCGAGGCGGGGCAGAGCCTCTCCGAGCGCAACCTCGCGGAGCAGTTCAGCCTCTGA
- the hemJ gene encoding protoporphyrinogen oxidase HemJ, with protein MSAFLIAIYPWIKVLHVLAVISWMAGLLYLPRLFVNHAQVEVGTETSEVFKGMEDRLARLIMRPAMIVSVGAGLAMVSIPGTPGYLPQAGYWIWLKLLFVGALLHMHFLQMRWRDDFAEDRNQREHRFYRIMNEVPTLLMIGIVICVIVKPF; from the coding sequence ATGAGCGCCTTCCTGATCGCGATCTACCCGTGGATCAAGGTCCTCCACGTCCTGGCCGTCATCTCCTGGATGGCCGGTCTGCTCTATCTCCCGCGCCTCTTCGTGAACCACGCGCAGGTCGAGGTCGGGACCGAGACGAGCGAGGTCTTCAAGGGGATGGAGGACCGCCTGGCGCGGCTGATCATGCGGCCGGCGATGATCGTGAGCGTCGGGGCGGGCCTCGCGATGGTCTCGATCCCGGGAACGCCCGGCTACCTCCCGCAGGCCGGCTACTGGATCTGGCTGAAGCTGCTCTTCGTGGGCGCCCTGCTCCACATGCACTTCCTGCAGATGCGCTGGCGGGACGACTTCGCCGAAGACCGCAACCAGCGCGAGCACCGCTTCTACCGCATCATGAACGAGGTGCCGACGCTGCTGATGATCGGCATCGTGATCTGCGTGATCGTGAAGCCCTTCTGA
- the pqqB gene encoding pyrroloquinoline quinone biosynthesis protein PqqB, which yields MKIFVLGSGAGGGFPQWNCNCPNCSGLRAGTIRSSARTQSSLAINDGGEDWLLVNASPDLRAQLETCPALQPARAVRDTAIAAVLIVDAQIDHTTGLMTLREHTQRLPVYCTPSVHSDLTTGYPLLNVLEHFRGVDWRPVDAVGRVPFRVPELPGIELHPIPLPGEAPPYSPRRHQPAEDDTIGVTFVDRASGKRVFYAPGLGGWTDLVIEQAERADVVLIDGTLWKDDELADRGAADKTGREMGHLAQTGDDGMLERLTPLAGRKILIHINNTNPILDEASPERAKLAAAGIEVAYDGMEIEVA from the coding sequence ATGAAGATCTTCGTGCTCGGCTCCGGCGCCGGTGGCGGCTTTCCCCAGTGGAACTGCAACTGCCCGAATTGCAGCGGTCTGCGCGCGGGCACGATCCGGTCGAGCGCGCGCACCCAGTCTTCGCTCGCGATCAACGATGGCGGCGAGGACTGGCTCCTCGTGAACGCGTCCCCGGACCTTCGCGCCCAGCTCGAGACCTGTCCCGCCCTCCAGCCCGCGCGCGCCGTCCGCGACACCGCGATCGCGGCAGTCCTGATCGTGGACGCACAGATCGACCACACGACGGGCTTGATGACCCTTCGCGAGCACACCCAGCGCCTCCCGGTCTACTGCACGCCGAGCGTCCACAGCGATCTCACGACGGGCTACCCGCTCCTGAACGTGCTCGAACATTTCCGGGGCGTCGACTGGCGTCCCGTGGATGCCGTCGGGCGCGTCCCCTTCCGGGTACCCGAGCTACCCGGGATCGAGCTCCATCCGATCCCGCTTCCGGGCGAAGCCCCGCCCTATTCACCCCGTCGCCACCAGCCCGCGGAGGACGACACGATCGGCGTGACCTTCGTCGATCGCGCGAGCGGCAAGCGCGTCTTCTATGCCCCCGGCCTCGGCGGCTGGACCGACCTCGTGATCGAGCAGGCGGAGCGGGCCGACGTCGTACTGATCGACGGCACGCTCTGGAAGGACGACGAGCTCGCGGATCGCGGCGCCGCCGACAAGACCGGCCGGGAGATGGGCCACCTCGCGCAGACCGGAGACGACGGGATGCTCGAGCGGCTCACGCCCCTCGCTGGGCGCAAGATCCTGATCCACATCAACAACACCAACCCGATCCTCGACGAGGCGAGCCCGGAACGCGCGAAGCTCGCGGCCGCCGGAATCGAAGTCGCCTACGACGGCATGGAGATCGAAGTCGCATGA
- the pqqC gene encoding pyrroloquinoline-quinone synthase PqqC: MTAGAPVQTRAEFEARLRGMERFYHIHHPFQLAMNEGGLDKEAVRGWVANRFYYQIQIPRKDAAILSNCPDRNVRRLWIRRILDHDGEAGDGDDSGGIEAWLRLGESVGLTREEILDQRHVLPGVRFAVDAYVRFAQTAPWQEAAASSLTELFAPTIHQKRLDNWPTLYPWIDEGGYDYFRRRLGEARRDVEHGLQLTLDGFDTRALQDRAVEVLQFKLDILWTMLDAMWMAYVEKRPPYAGCPEA; encoded by the coding sequence ATGACCGCAGGAGCCCCGGTCCAGACCCGCGCGGAGTTCGAGGCGCGCCTGCGCGGGATGGAGCGCTTCTATCACATCCACCACCCCTTCCAACTCGCGATGAACGAGGGGGGCCTCGATAAAGAGGCGGTGCGCGGCTGGGTGGCGAACCGCTTCTACTACCAGATCCAGATCCCCCGCAAGGACGCGGCGATCCTCTCGAACTGCCCCGACCGGAACGTCCGGCGCCTCTGGATCCGGCGGATCCTCGATCACGACGGCGAGGCGGGAGACGGCGACGACTCCGGCGGGATCGAGGCGTGGCTGCGACTCGGCGAATCCGTCGGCCTGACCCGCGAGGAGATTCTCGACCAGCGACACGTCCTGCCCGGCGTCCGCTTCGCTGTCGATGCCTATGTGCGCTTCGCGCAGACGGCGCCCTGGCAGGAAGCGGCCGCCTCGTCGCTGACCGAGCTCTTCGCGCCGACGATCCACCAGAAGCGTCTCGACAACTGGCCGACCCTCTATCCGTGGATCGACGAAGGCGGCTACGACTACTTCCGACGACGCCTGGGCGAAGCGCGCCGCGACGTCGAGCACGGCCTCCAGCTGACCCTCGACGGCTTCGATACCCGCGCGCTCCAGGACCGCGCGGTCGAGGTGCTGCAGTTCAAGCTCGACATCCTCTGGACGATGCTCGACGCGATGTGGATGGCCTACGTCGAGAAGCGGCCTCCCTACGCCGGTTGCCCCGAGGCATGA
- a CDS encoding methyltransferase, whose protein sequence is MSRRDRKPEALVLDEGVLREGPVCEIGGALAVEACGGLVVTPWRNRYRAAEIADLEVASSTEGVGDASFSQVVVHLQKGRAATASDLAEAWRILAPGGQLLFAGTNSVGVTSAVKRLAKALDQSPIVVTNRARARVVRFKKDEGPGPEREATPDIEAYVDALDGTRHPLALETRPGVFSAKKLDTGSELLLGALAGFVGHKPPKRIVDLGCGTGVLGLAAATLYREAECLLADADARAVACTRANVAALGLSARCRVEWWDARETPLGDRFDLALVNPPFHQHGTEVDLGPALALFRSLGTWLGRNGRALVVANRTLPYEQALAEEGQVETVASTRGYKLLSLKRSARSSGARGRRSPGARSGGRSSAATRSR, encoded by the coding sequence ATGAGTCGGCGGGACCGGAAGCCCGAGGCGCTCGTCCTCGACGAAGGGGTCCTGCGCGAAGGCCCCGTCTGCGAGATCGGCGGCGCCCTCGCCGTCGAGGCCTGCGGCGGGCTCGTCGTCACGCCCTGGCGCAACCGCTACCGCGCCGCCGAGATCGCCGACCTCGAGGTGGCTTCTTCGACCGAAGGCGTGGGCGACGCCTCGTTCTCGCAGGTCGTGGTCCACCTCCAGAAGGGCCGCGCCGCGACCGCTTCGGATCTCGCCGAGGCCTGGCGGATCCTCGCGCCCGGCGGCCAGCTCCTCTTCGCCGGGACCAACAGCGTGGGCGTCACCTCCGCGGTCAAGCGCCTCGCCAAGGCGCTCGACCAGTCCCCGATCGTCGTCACGAACCGGGCCCGTGCCCGAGTCGTGCGCTTCAAGAAGGACGAAGGCCCCGGCCCGGAACGCGAGGCCACGCCCGACATCGAGGCGTACGTCGACGCCCTCGACGGGACTCGCCACCCCCTGGCCCTCGAGACGCGCCCCGGGGTCTTCAGCGCGAAGAAGCTCGACACCGGGAGCGAGCTCCTGCTGGGCGCCCTCGCCGGCTTCGTCGGCCACAAGCCGCCGAAGCGGATCGTCGACCTCGGTTGCGGCACCGGCGTCCTGGGCCTGGCCGCCGCGACGCTCTATCGGGAGGCCGAATGCCTGTTGGCCGACGCCGACGCGCGCGCCGTCGCTTGCACCCGCGCGAACGTCGCCGCCCTGGGGCTTTCCGCGCGATGCCGGGTCGAGTGGTGGGACGCGCGGGAGACGCCGCTCGGTGACCGCTTCGATCTCGCGCTCGTGAACCCGCCCTTCCATCAGCACGGGACCGAGGTCGACCTCGGACCGGCCCTCGCGCTCTTCCGGAGCCTCGGGACCTGGCTCGGCCGGAACGGACGCGCCCTGGTCGTCGCGAACCGGACGCTGCCCTACGAGCAGGCCCTCGCCGAAGAGGGGCAGGTCGAGACGGTGGCCTCGACGCGCGGCTACAAGCTGCTCTCGCTCAAGAGGAGCGCCCGCTCCTCCGGAGCGAGAGGACGGAGATCCCCAGGCGCCAGATCCGGCGGCAGATCGAGCGCGGCCACCCGGTCGCGGTGA